From Roseisolibacter agri, a single genomic window includes:
- the mrdA gene encoding penicillin-binding protein 2: MSFHPNDVARRSRIARLLLVVAFALLGSGFYRAQVLQHSEWVVQAEDNRLREVPLPAPRGIIYDRTGKVIAENLPGYTVSIVATSPDSLRAALRRLNEIIPYSEEDVETAVRRYNRAPTRPAVILADANFQQVSVLEEHRTEFPALIIQSAPKRWYPDSSVVAAFVGYTGEISETELATDRFREYKAGMRIGKQGIERQYESNLRGQEGYRFVEVDARGRVVREAGQARADQEPVPGPDLHTYIDLDLQRFTSQLFGDTVLGAAVAIDPKTGGVLALHSAPTYNPNRFTGGIPKSYYDSLNNDPRRPLYNKAIQGRYPPASTFKLATSVIALQKGLVHLDDRMSVPCTGGYWYGRYWRCWDKKGHGNVTLAQAIEKSCDVYFYQLGMRLSLDTLVAGGVRLGFTERSDIDLPNETKPEFPTGTEYFRKKFPRGYVKNSEALNLSIGQGVDAQTVINMAKFYTALANGGIVSRPSLARRPTKQERIFTLKPEELAGIRTALAGVVSSRGTAGSAALQNVTIAGKTGTAQAPPYPDHAWFVGFAPAEDPKIVVATFIEFGEHGYAAARLASKIIERYLKKPTIAPPMTDDLSGARTVAASEAPPTPAAAPAAAPASAPAGGAATSPRGQR, from the coding sequence GTGAGCTTCCATCCCAACGACGTCGCCCGCCGGTCGCGCATCGCGCGGCTGCTGCTCGTCGTCGCGTTCGCCCTGCTGGGCAGCGGATTCTACCGCGCGCAGGTGCTGCAGCACTCCGAGTGGGTGGTGCAGGCGGAGGACAACCGGCTGCGCGAGGTCCCGCTGCCGGCGCCGCGCGGGATCATCTACGATCGCACGGGCAAGGTCATCGCGGAGAACCTCCCCGGCTACACCGTGTCGATCGTCGCCACGTCGCCGGACTCGCTGCGCGCGGCGCTGCGGCGGCTCAACGAGATCATCCCGTACAGCGAGGAGGACGTCGAGACCGCGGTGCGCCGGTACAACCGCGCGCCGACCCGTCCGGCCGTCATCCTCGCCGACGCGAACTTCCAGCAGGTGTCGGTGCTCGAGGAGCACCGCACGGAGTTCCCTGCGCTCATCATCCAGAGCGCGCCCAAGCGCTGGTACCCGGACAGCTCCGTGGTCGCCGCGTTCGTCGGCTACACGGGCGAGATCTCCGAGACCGAGCTCGCGACCGACCGCTTCCGCGAGTACAAGGCGGGCATGCGGATCGGCAAGCAGGGGATCGAGCGGCAGTACGAGAGCAACCTGCGCGGCCAGGAGGGCTACCGCTTCGTCGAGGTGGACGCGCGCGGCCGCGTGGTGCGCGAGGCGGGGCAGGCGCGCGCCGACCAGGAGCCGGTGCCGGGCCCGGACCTGCACACGTACATCGACCTGGACCTGCAGCGCTTCACGTCGCAGCTGTTCGGCGATACGGTGCTGGGCGCGGCGGTCGCGATCGACCCGAAGACGGGCGGCGTGCTCGCGCTCCACAGCGCGCCCACGTACAACCCGAACCGCTTCACCGGCGGCATCCCGAAGAGCTACTACGACTCGCTGAACAACGACCCGCGGCGCCCGCTGTACAACAAGGCGATCCAGGGCCGCTACCCGCCCGCGTCGACGTTCAAGCTGGCGACGTCGGTCATCGCGCTGCAGAAGGGGCTCGTCCACCTGGACGACCGCATGAGCGTGCCCTGCACGGGCGGCTACTGGTACGGCCGCTACTGGCGCTGCTGGGACAAGAAGGGGCACGGCAACGTGACGCTCGCGCAGGCGATCGAGAAGTCGTGCGACGTCTACTTCTACCAGCTCGGCATGCGGCTGTCGCTCGACACCCTGGTGGCGGGCGGCGTGCGCCTCGGCTTCACGGAGCGCAGCGACATCGACCTGCCGAACGAGACGAAGCCCGAGTTCCCGACCGGCACGGAGTACTTCCGCAAGAAGTTCCCGCGCGGGTACGTGAAGAACTCCGAGGCGCTGAACCTCTCGATCGGCCAGGGCGTCGACGCGCAGACGGTCATCAACATGGCCAAGTTCTACACGGCGCTCGCCAACGGCGGCATCGTGTCGCGGCCGTCGCTCGCGCGGCGGCCGACCAAGCAGGAGCGGATCTTCACCCTCAAGCCCGAGGAGCTGGCCGGCATCCGCACGGCGCTCGCGGGCGTGGTGTCGTCGCGCGGCACGGCCGGCAGCGCGGCGCTGCAGAACGTCACGATCGCCGGCAAGACGGGCACCGCCCAGGCGCCGCCGTATCCGGACCACGCCTGGTTCGTGGGCTTCGCGCCGGCCGAGGACCCGAAGATCGTCGTGGCGACCTTCATCGAGTTCGGTGAGCACGGCTACGCGGCCGCGCGCCTGGCCTCGAAGATCATCGAGCGCTACCTGAAGAAGCCGACCATCGCGCCGCCGATGACCGACGATCTGTCGGGGGCGCGCACGGTCGCCGCCTCCGAGGCGCCGCCGACGCCGGCCGCGGCTCCCGCGGCGGCCCCGGCGAGTGCGCCGGCCGGCGGCGCGGCCACCTCGCCGCGAGGGCAGCGATGA
- the mreC gene encoding rod shape-determining protein MreC, which yields MARGARASSTVVDTTLLGICLLSSLVLVFLPGTLRDRAAGALRRSVVSPLAELQRRAELSRAAFVSYDTRMTARGGTARAVAEAESLRSENEHLRKLLGLARRLGWGFVTAEAIPNQLTGELIQTQILRTFMVTAGGRAGVQPFTPVVTAEGLVGMVQEVDPAMSLAISYLHEDFRVSAMTTDASAFGIVQPHLGRGPERGLLELRGVPFRSQLKAGTLLVSSGLGATYPRGIAIGTVLREVQTPEKWARTYLLQPVVPLASVGPVLLLTKPRANAGVDSVWTTVQASDSAARAAAAAGDSIVRATLLREAAARRAAFDTSAPVDSTRPDSLRTDSAAAPAPTAPPTTPPATAPSTPPVSRPTVPAATPTTGAPATGATTTPPRPRPVVRDSAARPATPRPATTTPPRPRADTGTRAPAPRPTVPAPAGGAARP from the coding sequence GTGGCACGCGGCGCACGCGCCAGCAGCACCGTCGTCGACACGACGCTGCTGGGCATCTGCCTCCTCTCGTCGCTCGTCCTCGTGTTCCTTCCGGGGACGCTGCGCGACCGGGCGGCGGGCGCGCTGCGCCGGTCGGTGGTCTCGCCGCTGGCCGAGCTGCAGCGGCGCGCGGAGCTGAGCCGCGCGGCGTTCGTCAGCTACGACACGCGCATGACGGCGCGCGGCGGCACCGCGCGCGCGGTGGCCGAGGCGGAGTCGCTGCGCTCCGAGAACGAGCACCTGCGCAAGCTGCTCGGGCTCGCGCGCCGACTCGGCTGGGGCTTCGTGACCGCCGAGGCGATCCCGAACCAGCTCACGGGTGAGCTGATCCAGACGCAGATCCTGCGCACGTTCATGGTGACCGCCGGCGGGCGCGCGGGCGTCCAGCCGTTCACGCCGGTGGTGACGGCGGAGGGGCTCGTGGGGATGGTACAGGAGGTCGACCCGGCGATGAGCCTCGCGATCTCGTACCTGCACGAGGACTTCCGCGTCAGCGCGATGACCACGGACGCGTCGGCGTTCGGGATCGTGCAGCCGCACCTCGGGCGCGGGCCGGAGCGCGGCCTGCTGGAGCTGCGCGGCGTGCCGTTCCGCAGCCAGCTCAAGGCCGGCACGCTGCTCGTCAGCTCGGGGCTGGGCGCGACGTATCCGCGCGGCATCGCCATCGGCACCGTGCTGCGCGAGGTGCAGACGCCCGAGAAGTGGGCGCGGACCTACCTGCTGCAGCCGGTGGTGCCGCTCGCGTCGGTCGGCCCGGTGCTGCTGCTGACCAAGCCGCGCGCGAACGCGGGCGTCGACAGCGTGTGGACCACGGTGCAGGCGTCCGACTCCGCGGCCCGCGCCGCGGCGGCGGCCGGCGACTCGATCGTGCGCGCGACGCTGCTGCGCGAGGCGGCCGCGCGCCGTGCGGCCTTCGACACGTCGGCGCCCGTCGACTCGACGCGCCCCGACTCCCTGCGAACGGACAGCGCGGCTGCGCCCGCGCCGACCGCCCCGCCCACAACGCCGCCGGCCACGGCGCCCTCCACGCCGCCCGTGTCGCGTCCGACGGTCCCCGCGGCCACGCCCACGACCGGCGCGCCGGCCACGGGCGCCACGACGACCCCGCCGCGCCCGCGGCCGGTCGTGCGCGACTCGGCCGCGCGTCCCGCGACGCCGCGGCCGGCCACCACGACGCCCCCACGGCCGCGCGCCGACACCGGCACGCGGGCGCCCGCGCCCCGGCCCACCGTGCCGGCCCCCGCCGGGGGCGCGGCGCGCCCATGA
- a CDS encoding rod shape-determining protein: MRWPFKRAGSLFPANAIAVDLGTANTLIYVKGEGIVLNEPSVVAIDRETKKIRGVGLEAKRMLGRTPESIIAVRPMKDGVIADFDVTEKMLRYFLTLVIDKHVFKVKPRVIVCVPSGITEVEKRAVRDSAMGAGAKEVFMVSEPMAAAIGVGLPVESPTGNMVIDIGGGTTEIAVIALAGIVSDTSIRTGGDELDIAIVQFMRKNYNLLIGEPTAEQIKITIGSAYPIGDEREMEVKGRDLVSGIPKTVRVHSSEIREAIQEPVQQIVDAVRRALEITPPELASDIVDRGIVMTGGGALIRGLDHMLSQETGLPIHVDEDPLTCVVRGTGKILDDEEKYWSVLTT; this comes from the coding sequence ATGCGCTGGCCTTTCAAGAGAGCGGGTTCGCTGTTCCCCGCCAACGCGATCGCCGTCGATCTCGGCACCGCGAACACGCTGATCTACGTCAAGGGCGAGGGGATCGTCCTCAACGAGCCGTCGGTCGTCGCGATCGACCGCGAGACGAAGAAGATCCGGGGCGTCGGCCTCGAGGCCAAGCGCATGCTCGGTCGCACCCCGGAGAGCATCATCGCCGTACGGCCGATGAAGGACGGCGTGATCGCCGACTTCGACGTCACGGAGAAGATGCTCCGCTACTTCCTGACGCTCGTCATCGACAAGCACGTCTTCAAGGTGAAGCCGCGCGTGATCGTGTGCGTGCCGTCGGGGATCACCGAGGTGGAGAAGCGCGCCGTGCGCGACTCCGCGATGGGCGCCGGCGCGAAGGAGGTCTTCATGGTCTCCGAGCCGATGGCCGCCGCGATCGGCGTCGGCCTGCCGGTCGAGAGCCCGACGGGCAACATGGTGATCGACATCGGCGGCGGCACGACGGAGATCGCCGTCATCGCGCTCGCCGGCATCGTCAGCGACACGTCGATCCGCACCGGTGGCGACGAGCTGGACATCGCGATCGTCCAGTTCATGCGCAAGAACTACAACCTGCTGATCGGCGAGCCGACGGCGGAGCAGATCAAGATCACGATCGGCTCGGCCTACCCGATCGGCGACGAGCGCGAGATGGAGGTCAAGGGCCGCGACCTCGTCTCGGGCATCCCGAAGACGGTGCGCGTGCACAGCAGCGAGATCCGCGAGGCGATCCAGGAGCCGGTGCAGCAGATCGTCGACGCCGTGCGCCGCGCGCTCGAGATCACGCCGCCCGAGCTGGCGTCCGACATCGTCGACCGCGGCATCGTGATGACGGGCGGCGGGGCGCTGATCCGCGGGCTCGATCACATGCTGAGCCAGGAGACGGGCCTCCCCATCCACGTGGACGAGGATCCGCTGACGTGCGTCGTGCGCGGCACCGGCAAGATCCTCGACGACGAGGAGAAGTACTGGTCCGTCCTCACCACCTGA
- the ald gene encoding alanine dehydrogenase has translation MKIGVPKEIKTNENRVALVPAGAEALVAAGHTVVVETGAGDGSGFTDADYTAVGAQIAPDADATWAAAEMILKVKEPIEPEWKRIKKGQTLFTYFHFAADEKLTRAHLDSGATCIAYETVELPSRELPLLTPMSEVAGRMAVQEGAKYLEKLYGGRGVLLGGVPGVAPAKVVILGGGIVGINAAKMAAGLGAKVVLLDINLDRLRYLSDVMPANVQLIYSNHQNIREQISTADLVVGAVLIPGAKAPKLVKREDLKLMRPGAVIVDVAVDQGGCIETIKPTTHENPTYTIDGIIHYGVANMPGGVPRTSTLALTNATLPYVLQLANKGWRRALRENPALLKGLNVVDGRVTYAGVAEAFGLEAVDPAEALAEPALV, from the coding sequence ATGAAGATCGGCGTTCCCAAAGAGATCAAGACCAACGAGAACCGCGTCGCGCTGGTCCCCGCGGGCGCGGAGGCGCTCGTCGCCGCCGGCCACACCGTCGTCGTCGAGACGGGCGCCGGTGATGGCAGCGGCTTCACGGACGCGGACTACACGGCCGTCGGCGCCCAGATCGCGCCCGACGCCGACGCGACGTGGGCCGCGGCCGAGATGATCCTGAAGGTCAAGGAGCCGATCGAGCCGGAGTGGAAGCGGATCAAGAAGGGGCAGACGCTCTTCACGTACTTCCACTTCGCGGCCGACGAGAAGCTGACGCGGGCGCACCTGGACAGCGGCGCGACGTGCATCGCCTACGAGACGGTGGAGCTGCCGTCGCGCGAGCTGCCGCTGCTGACGCCCATGTCCGAGGTGGCGGGGCGCATGGCGGTGCAGGAGGGGGCGAAGTACCTGGAGAAGCTGTACGGCGGCCGCGGCGTGCTGCTGGGCGGCGTCCCGGGCGTGGCGCCGGCCAAGGTCGTGATCCTGGGCGGCGGCATCGTCGGCATCAACGCGGCGAAGATGGCCGCGGGCCTGGGCGCGAAGGTCGTCCTCCTGGACATCAACCTCGATCGCCTGCGCTACCTGTCGGACGTCATGCCGGCCAACGTCCAGCTGATCTACTCGAACCACCAGAACATCCGCGAGCAGATCTCGACGGCGGACCTGGTGGTCGGCGCGGTGCTGATCCCCGGCGCCAAGGCCCCGAAGCTGGTGAAGCGCGAGGACCTGAAGCTGATGCGCCCGGGCGCGGTGATCGTGGACGTGGCGGTCGACCAGGGCGGCTGCATCGAGACGATCAAGCCGACGACGCACGAGAACCCGACCTACACGATCGACGGGATCATCCACTACGGCGTCGCGAACATGCCGGGGGGCGTGCCGCGCACCTCGACGCTGGCGCTCACGAACGCCACGCTGCCGTACGTGCTGCAGCTGGCGAACAAGGGGTGGCGCCGGGCGCTGCGCGAGAACCCCGCGCTGCTCAAGGGCCTCAACGTGGTGGACGGCCGCGTGACCTACGCCGGCGTCGCCGAGGCGTTCGGGCTGGAGGCCGTGGACCCGGCCGAGGCGCTGGCCGAGCCGGCGCTGGTCTGA